The following DNA comes from Musa acuminata AAA Group cultivar baxijiao chromosome BXJ1-4, Cavendish_Baxijiao_AAA, whole genome shotgun sequence.
CACTGAAACTTTTGTCTTATCATTAACTTGTAATATACTTCTTCTTAATTCTAATTTTGTTGCCCTAATAATCCTGCAACACAAGAAAGACATCTTCTTCTATGAACTCGAGATTtatccttttctcctttttttcacTAGAGATAAATAggcaattgaaaaaaaaaatcatattgttTATCCACCTTTAATTAGTGAGTATGACTTTGGACACAGATATTAAATTAATACTAATTTTTTGTAAACATATTGTTGTAAAAGGATATGGAAATGAGTGGGAAATATACATAATAAGCATCTAAATAAGATATAAAAATGATTTGGGTGTGAATATAATACAAAACGGATGTAGCATGAAATAATTAAGAAATCGACTCGAgtatatataactatatatatttctttaataGGAAAGTTCAAAGCAAATGTGAAATTACaaggataagaaaagaaaattttgttaatTACTGAGCACCTTTTCTTGATGATTAGAGCAAGATAGAAGACTAAAcccacatatcttgatgtttggtaACCAAACAAGAACAAGAAATTTTCATATCCATCTCCATATCTGAAAAATAGGTTAGATATCTAGCTAGCTACACTGTTCCTGATGTGTGGCTAACACTATTCATGTTATTTAGCAAACTTCAAACTAATACAATGATGTGTGATGAACCCTATTCATGTAATCATATCTTGAATACTTAATACAGAAAGGGATTTGGAAAGGTATCAATCATCCTGTGTATTTTCACTCATAGACACTGTCAGCTAGTAGTTTGAATACTTAATGCAGAAGGTGAATCATCATGGTTCCAAGAGTACCCCATCTTTGTTCCAAGAGGAAGGAAAACTTTTACCTATTTGGATGAACAAGATCTAGTGCTTCTAGCTCAACATTTATTTACCCTACTGACAATAAACTATTAGTTTAAATAATAGTTCCTGGTAATGAGATTATGTACCAAGCAAACTGAGTtttgacataaataaatatatatatatatagcctagACCAACAAGTACAAGCAACTACTGTACTAGTCACTTGTGCAAACTTAAAAGCCTTGTAGTACCTATTTGTTTTGGTTAAAGGTTATGTTAGTGTATGTACTATTCCAGAGATAATCTTTAATGAAAGGTTTATTTAGGGTAGATGAAGCTATAAGTTGATGTAGGTATCAAGAACAGTACTACAGGGAATTTGTTTGATGTAGGTATCAAGAACAGTACTACGGAGAAAgactaaaaagagaagaaaagaaggtagATTTCTTACTGGGCTTAAATATCATTAGTGTTGTGTCTGTAGATATCAAACAAATACTGAATCTTCTATTTAAGAGATTGTTTTGATAGATAGGACTAACCTGTAGATGGCTCTTCACTTCATCGTTGGTGAGCCCATCCACCTTCATCAGCTTCCGGATAAGTTTGGGTGTTGCAGCTGCAACCAAGCAAACCCACTTTCACAAGCAATCATCACCAGTAATCGGAGAAAGGAAAAGTATGAGGCTGCTATGAACCCACCATGACAGCCACCCAGCTGCTCAAGTGCATGCAAGAATCTCTTGTGCAGCTCTTCTGACCAGTACCGTTTCACCTTCCTTTCAGGCTGAgatctctccttcttcttctttcctccatCACCATTGCCTTCCTCTCCACTAGCAATTTCGGTATCTTGGCAAGCCAGTGATTCTGATGGAGCTATCTCTTCCTCTTTGTCTAGATATTGAGCATCTCCCCAAGTCTTCTTCGCTTTGATTGCTATCGGCTTTTGCGGATGAACCTATACAGCATTCGGAGAACGAATAACACAAGTACATAAAGCACTAGTTGAGATAATGACATGCTCTCACCGTCTTGGGGAGTGAGTCTTGCTCTTGTGCAACGAGCTGGGTGGATCTGATCCACCCCTGGTGATGGATGGTATCATCTTCCGAAGAAACGGATCTCGGTCTCAGAGGTATGAATTCCTTAACTGCAAGCTCATGGCTCAGCGTCTCAGCGCTAACCATCAGCTGCTTGTAGCTCTCGATCGCTGCAGCAGATCGGAAGAAGCGATCGATCTCAATCTTCTAACAAGCTCAAAGAATAAACTCGGGGAGGAAGAAAACAAGAACCCCTAAACCAGATGCCGATCTCTTACTTTGGTTGATGAGATGCAGGCACAGAGGCAGCTCCCGGTGGAAGGCCTCCATCTTCCGACGCTCCTCATCGAGAGCAACGATCATTTCACCGAACCTGCGCGCATACTCTATCCGATCCATCTCTTTCCAACGCAGCACGAAGAGGAGGAAGCAAGAGAAGCGAGGTCAAGATGAAAACAGAAAGGTTGCATGCCAAGGTCGGGGCGTGGCATAAGCCACCGACTCATTAGGGTGCATCTCTACAGGTAGT
Coding sequences within:
- the LOC103980151 gene encoding transcription factor NIGT1 isoform X1; its protein translation is MDRIEYARRFGEMIVALDEERRKMEAFHRELPLCLHLINQTIESYKQLMVSAETLSHELAVKEFIPLRPRSVSSEDDTIHHQGWIRSTQLVAQEQDSLPKTVHPQKPIAIKAKKTWGDAQYLDKEEEIAPSESLACQDTEIASGEEGNGDGGKKKKERSQPERKVKRYWSEELHKRFLHALEQLGGCHAATPKLIRKLMKVDGLTNDEVKSHLQKYRLHARRSCPVAEISASSNIQFAQFVVVRGTWIPTPDCAILTSTDAAAHAAPVIGVSETGRYAHVSPLPSPLMILDRSYQQTDKHSE
- the LOC103980151 gene encoding transcription factor NIGT1 isoform X2 yields the protein MDRIEYARRFGEMIVALDEERRKMEAFHRELPLCLHLINQTIESYKQLMVSAETLSHELAVKEFIPLRPRSVSSEDDTIHHQGWIRSTQLVAQEQDSLPKTPIAIKAKKTWGDAQYLDKEEEIAPSESLACQDTEIASGEEGNGDGGKKKKERSQPERKVKRYWSEELHKRFLHALEQLGGCHAATPKLIRKLMKVDGLTNDEVKSHLQKYRLHARRSCPVAEISASSNIQFAQFVVVRGTWIPTPDCAILTSTDAAAHAAPVIGVSETGRYAHVSPLPSPLMILDRSYQQTDKHSE